A stretch of DNA from Montipora foliosa isolate CH-2021 chromosome 4, ASM3666993v2, whole genome shotgun sequence:
ACTTAAACAGATTAGCTTTCAATGTGCATTTTGTAATGATTATCGGGGAGACTGTCTACGCTATGAGCCTAGCCGTAATTCAGTTTTCAATTCTTTCAGTCCTTCCGTGTGATTTTGAGCGAAGCCACTTGATCTTTTGACGCGCAAGAACCGGTGATTATTCGGAGATATTAAAGaagctaggtcacgctgttttagataattttgtttaaaattgttagttatgagctctaaacgtcaaattggcagagcaagagtctttcatttgcaaaatcacggccacataacaattgagaatgattttccagctgtttaaatgacattttgatataaactgatataaatttgaaaaaaggtgggccgacgtttttcaaatttacccaaatgcaatccacttcaatcctccccagttttgtccatccttgtcccttcttagctttcctgtgttttgtttgagtaattctatagttttgagccgttattttgttatttcagttaattctatgaccatttgatcaatgctgaaattgcctaaaattgcgtgacctagcccctttaaatgcAAGGTTTTGGGTATACGCCAAGGGGTGGTGGAAAATGGACACCTCGAAAACGAAGATCAGAAACGAAGACCCTGCGTTAAACTAGGGCTCTTTCCTTTTGGTCTTCGTTCTCCACCTATAGGCCTGGGGTGTGTGGAAAACAAGGACCTTGCGTTCATTCAACTGAAATGACTAACTGGTCATTTTGAACAACAGGAAAAGAGTAAGCCGGAACGCTCGATGTGTTTTGCTATTTACTGTATGTTATTTTtcgggagggaggggggggggggagatctTCGTATTCCACAACCCCGGACACAAGAGCGAGgaagcggcaggtacaaaacacaggtcacaggtcacaggtcattgttttaccaatacagaaagtatcctaaacagtcataaaagctaaccttaagcctaaaaacctttgtttaggcctaattaggcctaaggttagcttttatgaatgtttaggatactttctgtattggtaaaacaatgacctgtgttttgAACCTGCCGGCGAGGAAGTTTGTCAGGAAAGACAGACAGTGACAAACGGAAGGAAAAGCGGGGTTTTGATAAGTAAATTTTCCCGAAAAAGTTCttgattatttcattttatcttgTTCACGTTTTGCACAATGAGTGAAGTATTCTAAAACAAAGAGCGAAAGATGTACTGTTGTAAGCACTTGTTGGCGTCAAAGTCTTAAATTTCGTTATTTGAAGTTGTTAGGAAGAGGGCGGGAAAAAGGTGTCGAGGATATAGAAAGAAAGTTACTGTTGTTTCCTGACGTTAACGTCAAAACCTTAATTTTCTTCACATAATAAAAAGCCATGGTGTCAGTAGTTCGAGTAGACAGAAGTAATTGAACGCTTGTCAGTGACCTAGTTTCGCTAATTTTCAGGAAGGGATGACCTCACTGCACATCTGCAGTGAGCGCATCGACGCTGAAGACATTTTGCTTACCCTAGCGACTGAAACATGCGACGTTAATGCGCGGAACAAACTGGGAAGAACTGCACTTCATCTGGCAGCCAAACACGGAAACACTGAGAACTTGAAAAGACTCCTCGATGCTGGCTGCAATAGAACTATTAAAGACAAACTTGGGTTCACCGCAGTTGGGTTAGCTTTCAAGTTTAACCACAAAGGAAGCGCTGAGATTTTACTGCATtataaaccaaagaaaaatcGATGGTCCTCCAGAGAGAGCTATTTGGATGGAAACGAAAGTGAGCCAGTTAAACGaggaaatcaagaaaaattGCTGTCAAAAACTCAGAGTTTTCCTGGTGTTAACACTTCATGCAAGAAGGCATCTTCAatgctgaaaaagaaaaatcgcAGCGAGGTAATCTTGAAACTTTTAGAAAGAGCGGCTAGAGGGAAAGCATCGAATTTTCGAACTCACCATCTAATACTCGCCATGCTTACCGTCAAGAGAAACAGGTTAGACGGCATGATCATTTCGAAGCGAACGAATTTTCTCGAGTCTGTATTTGAGAGAGAAGTGTTGTCTTCGTTTCTGGACTCTTCTTCGCTTACGTCATCTAGCTTGGTTCTTTTCCGCTGTGTTGTATCTTTGGATGACAGATTAACACAGCTGTGCCTTTGTAACTttgcaaaatccgttttcaagAAGCGAGATTCGAACACCTTGGCGTTGGACTTTTTGTCGAAGCTGCTACGACATTTGAAAAGCTCCATTCTACATTACGGTTCCCGGCGTCTCACGCTAAATTATATCCCATATCAGTGTCAGAGATCCTCTTGGGTTTTTATCATTCCCAAACttacaagaaaggaaaacaaacctGATGCCTTCAGAGATTTTGcgcaaatgttgaccgacgTTTTCGGGTGTCTGAGTGATAGAggaatttcacaaaaaattaccgactacgattttgaaacaaaaattgaactCGATCAAGACCAGTCTGTCTTAGATTCTTTGGAGGAAAATTACACGTTGGACCACAGCAGTCAAAAATGCAAGTTTGTTGCTTCATATATGTACAAACTGGAAGACTGTCTCAGGATTTTAGAACTCATGATCAATATGAGTAGTACCCCTACATCATTTGCTGGCGATTTACTAGAATTTTGTTTGGAGAATCCAGTTGTCTTCATCCGTTGTCTAACGTACCGATATTCCATATTCTGTGCGATGCTAAACAAATCTCTTACAGAGGACAACAACTGGACGGCGGACAAATTTGCAAGGCTTTTCCTACAAGTCTGCGTTGGCTTATCGTCTGACCACCGGCTGTTGTATAAATGCGCGAGCGCGGTTATGAAGCAAGGCATTGCGCATTGTGATTCGGCATCCCTTGGAACTTGTATTTTAGTGCGTATGGGGCTTCTAAAAGGGGAATACGACATAAGTTCGGTAGTGGATCTCAAAGGACCTCTTTTGGCCCTAGAGCACGTATTTACAGCTGACTATTTTCCGAGAGACCTTGCCGCAATCTTTGCGTCTTTTCTTTGCAAATCAAGCCCCAAACTATTTGGATTGGACCAGTTGCGCCTTCGAGCTCTTAAGTCTGCGGTTAGCAAAGAAGTTCTTCCTACCTCATGCCAGGAAGCTGAAAGTGACGCTGGAAGGAGCTTCAAACGGATATGTGATGTCATGGCACTCGAAGAAGATTGGGAACTTTTTTTCGAATGCGCTGATGAACTGTTCGCGAACATTTTTGAAACACTCAATTGCAACGTGATGCGTGTAAGTGAAAGTCTCCTGATTTATCTTGGGTTATTGAAGAGTGAATCGTGCATAGAAATTGTCCGGAGTTTCAAGTGTGCCGTAAACCTTCTTAACCATATGGCCAAGCAAAGTTACTTTTCATCCGAATCAAGAGCCGTGTTTTTATGCTTTTTTCAAAAGTCCAATTCTTCTCTGTACGCATGCTCCGCGGAGATTGACGCTCTTCTAAGAACAATACGAAACATCAAAGCTGGTCTGTAAATAAGCAAGGATTAAACAAGTGTATTTTCTAAAGATTTGCTGTTTGGACATAGTTCAGTGAAGCAAATTCAGAAAATTCAACTCTGGGAAATGCCTGCGAGGGAAGTGTTATAAAACTTTCAATTTGAGTAGTGCATTAGACCATAAGCATTGTTTAGTTGCGAAAAACATTCGGTCTTTGAGGGACTGTTTTTTTGAGGGACTGATGATTTGTTTTAcgaaaaactaataaattatctttttttccAAAGGATGTCGGCTTTCACTATTTGTTCCAGCGACTGAAAATCGGCATCCTGACTGCTATAGCAAGATGCTCAAATAATGTACGTTACTGAACCTCTGCTTTtgagttaaaggggctatgtcacgttattttagggtgttaaGGGAAACTTTATTTCTtgcttagggccgatttacacggtacgaatTTGTcccatgcgacaacggcttacgacaggcccacgacatgatttacaattgttgtgtacgtcagaaaaaatgtcgtagcattttaaaacatgttttaaaacgctgcgacaatcgtaagtcatgtcgtaggcctgtcgtgagcttgtcgcatgcgacaaaatcgtatcgtgtaaatcggcccttaaagGGGTTCGTTTCTCGAAATTCCCCGGTGATTTTCCAAGTTTGACActtcgttttccttttttcagaaaGCTGGTATTTTATACAGATTTAAGACacccaaagaaacaaaacaaatgcgAAATTTCATGCCTCAAAACCGCCTCGGTTTGAAGCTAGAGAGATTAATGGTCTCCTAAATACGTTGAAAAAGTTTCGCAACTTTTTCGAGAAACTCGGGCCTCAGTCGCGAGACCCCTGTGAGTTTTTAAGCCTATATCCGTTTTGGAACTTGCATTTTGGTTCGAGTGGGTCTTCGAAACAAGTAAATATTGTAAGGATTTTGAAAGTCTTCGCtgaattgagaaaaaaagatGAGATAATCACTTGCCAACCTCAATGCACACGAAGTTTTTAATTTCTCAAGCCATAATGGTCTCAGTTACAAGTAGATCTTCCAGATAACTGATTATCTTGTCTTTCAATTAACAAAGCTCTCGGAGCATAACGTTACGCATAAAGTCTATCCTGTGTTTAACAATAACCGGTCATAACCATGCGAATCAATTATGAAAGCTGTTGATTCGGATCAAAATGGTGTTGTATATTCGAAGACAGCAAAATCACTAAAGAAAAATGGATGGCCTCccggaaatttaatttttttttcgtgatagaagaaattaaaaatacgACACAAGGAGTTTCTAGTTTGCGATGAGTTACTCTGAAAATAATCACCCTACCTTTTCGTGTTGCGTGGAATATTTAACTGACGACTTTAAAGTTTCAATTCAGTGTTACGAAAAACTAATTTTTAGTATTGTATAAATATCTTCCTGCTATGAGCTTGTCAATACTTTTATCTTGGCGAGAATATTCCAATAAACGCAATGCTCATGGTCCGAATTGGTGCGATCATGGTCTCGGGCTGCACACGAAGTTTTTAATTCTTCAAGCCATAATGGTCTCAATTAGACCTCCCAGATAACTGATTAGCTTGTCTTTCAATTAACAAAGCACTCGGAGCATGACATTGTCAAGCATAAATTCTAATTTCCTGCGTCTAACAATAACCATGCATATGCGAATCAACCATGATGAAAGCTGCCGATTCGGATGAAAATGTTGTATATTTGAAGACAGCAAATCACCATAGAGACCTAGATTGCCGACCAGAAATGTGaattttttcgtgaaaaaagaaattaaaaatttgaCAGAATAAGTTTCCATGCAGTTCTGAAAATTTTGAGGTAAAGATAGTCACCCGGGCTGTACTTTGGACAATTCAATTCAGTGTTACGAAAAACTAATTTTtagttttgtataaatatcTTCCTGCCATGATCATCTTAGCGAGAATTTTCCAATAATCACGATGCTGTTGGTCCGTATTGGTGCGATCATGGTCTCAGGCGGGGTGATTAAAGATTTTATTGTCATGCTCCTCTTATACGTTTAATTTCAGCGTTTGTTTTGCCAAAAGAAAAATATTCCCCAAGAAATCCAGCTTCGCAGTTCTGAACATTGTCTTGAAAAGAAATGGTTGGTATTCAATGAAATCGTTCTGTCTGGGTACGTCGATCAAAAATGCATCTCATCAAGACATGACTAATTTTGCAATTGTTGACGGAAGTTAGATCCCGGGGTGGGGAAGGGgggctcccatataaaaaggggagaaatgctcgtcggaaatattaaattaaacccctaaagggaGAAGTACACCAATATGGGCGTGGCCGAGGCTTTTTTCGACACCTacaagagaccatattaaaacagagaaataaaaaatgcagTGACTTTTACTGTTGGTGGACATTATtgtctaatactttcacctacgtgaGGAAATAtgaaagtgtaaatatacactttcatatttcttcgcgcgcaaccctcaaggagaccttcacggctacatatgattgcgttttgcccagaagtgagaccaaaatccgaaatttacacctcCAGGCGAGACGACGAGCACCCATCTCCTTTTTAAACGGGAGTTCCCCCCGGGATTTCGTTTTCGGACCACTATTGTTACAATGGGACGTGCTTCTGTGATCGATTGATCTAGTCGCGAAATTAAAGAGGGCTATTTATAGAAGAGACATTCACAATGGTATAAAGTTGAAGCTGTGCGGTGCATTTAGGCAAACCCTCGTAGGGGTTAAAGACGGATTTGAAGTTCCCGTGAATCGAGTCGATTTAGAACTGAGACCGTGCATCGAATCTCGCCAGAACCATGAAGAGAAAGGAGCTTCTTTTGATGACATTCGTGATGTTACAAATTGTCTCGAAGTTGCAAGTAAGAG
This window harbors:
- the LOC137999821 gene encoding uncharacterized protein, with the translated sequence MAAGRFPYGYSALHTAVISRNLKAVEVLTTQTDSAVRCDLDSKDSMGFSALHLATLQGNKHQVEMLLKAGCDVNSRTNEGMTSLHICSERIDAEDILLTLATETCDVNARNKLGRTALHLAAKHGNTENLKRLLDAGCNRTIKDKLGFTAVGLAFKFNHKGSAEILLHYKPKKNRWSSRESYLDGNESEPVKRGNQEKLLSKTQSFPGVNTSCKKASSMLKKKNRSEVILKLLERAARGKASNFRTHHLILAMLTVKRNRLDGMIISKRTNFLESVFEREVLSSFLDSSSLTSSSLVLFRCVVSLDDRLTQLCLCNFAKSVFKKRDSNTLALDFLSKLLRHLKSSILHYGSRRLTLNYIPYQCQRSSWVFIIPKLTRKENKPDAFRDFAQMLTDVFGCLSDRGISQKITDYDFETKIELDQDQSVLDSLEENYTLDHSSQKCKFVASYMYKLEDCLRILELMINMSSTPTSFAGDLLEFCLENPVVFIRCLTYRYSIFCAMLNKSLTEDNNWTADKFARLFLQVCVGLSSDHRLLYKCASAVMKQGIAHCDSASLGTCILVRMGLLKGEYDISSVVDLKGPLLALEHVFTADYFPRDLAAIFASFLCKSSPKLFGLDQLRLRALKSAVSKEVLPTSCQEAESDAGRSFKRICDVMALEEDWELFFECADELFANIFETLNCNVMRVSESLLIYLGLLKSESCIEIVRSFKCAVNLLNHMAKQSYFSSESRAVFLCFFQKSNSSLYACSAEIDALLRTIRNIKAGL